One Dioscorea cayenensis subsp. rotundata cultivar TDr96_F1 chromosome 19, TDr96_F1_v2_PseudoChromosome.rev07_lg8_w22 25.fasta, whole genome shotgun sequence genomic window, tcaaagattAAATGAATGTATGATATAATCTAAATATTAATTGCATATCatattctttaaattatttgttaattttgccccaaaaaaaatagcaaataatGCACCAATGAATCTACACAGTTAAatcaaagcaaataaaaaaattattctttaaagATTGAGGTTGAGTTAGGTACACTACAATAAGTGTAGTTTGTTTTAACACatgtaacaaaaatatattaaaatataacaatttttttataatatttttattttttattaaattatttattttaagataattGTCAAAAATCCAACGgtaaactatatatattgtaCTTCACCCAAGTTTTTTCCACCAGAGTGCAGAGGGAATATAATCTATAGAAAGGACCAGATAACCCTAGCAAATTTTCAACCATATTcgaaaaaccaaaatttttttttttaatttttaagatctccaaacataaattaaatttaaaacaattataatttaattatttttaaaaattaaatttttttacaagatGTTGTTGAGCTTACGAGTGCACTTCACATCTGCACCATGTATCTGTTTCTAGTTTACACAGTTACACCTTCGCCTAGtgttaaacaaaataaattagaatttttatttattcattttataaataatataaaaaaattaattaattaattaaagccCCGTCTCCTCCGTGTCCATCAGCTCGCACTTTCACCTCCATCTCCTTTGCTTCCGCCGCCGCTGTCACTCCTCTTGCTCTCTCGCCATTGATGGAGCTCTACGAGCAATGGAAATCCATCCTGAAGATCCAAAAGTTCAGGAGGATGGTTTCTTATGCCGGCTTCTACTGCTTCGTCACCCTCATCAGCTACGCTTACACCAGTAACACgtactcctctctctctctctctctctctctctctctctctctctcggacTCTCTAAGGCAATCTATGATCACCCTTTCACTCCATTCCTCTTTGATTATGGAATTCCAGAACGAGGGCTGGCATGTCAAGAGCGGATCAGTACTACGCAGCTTATCCGGCGGGCATCGAGCTTCTCACTGATACAGCCAAGGTTTAGCACTTTGAATTGCTTTAATTCTATGGGAAAACATCCCCTTTTTCGTTGGATTAATCTCGCTTAgacaaaaaaattgatttttatttcctatgtaCTGTTGATTTCATCTGTTAATTGTGTTGTGCGCAATGCATATTGATAAAGTTTTAGGGGTATTCgttgattttgttattataCAGTTTTGTTGTGGAGGTGGTAATTCTATCTCTGCATCTTTGGTATCATTTGattcagttattttttttttattgctttatagGTATTGATGTTGGATGACATGCACTTGAATGGTAATAGCACAATGAAATGCGAATGGTTTTGACTTAAGATTCACTCTTTCTAGTTGGGTGATTCAGTTGGAGCGCATCTGATCTTATGGTTTAATTCCTGCTAGTGTTTGTCTCTTTTCAATTTGAAACATGTGttcttgattgaaaatttgaagCGGTTGCCATTgtggtgtttttcttttttgtgaaaTATTAATGTGGAACTCAACTGCTTTGTGCTAAACTTCTTCTAGTGTTCTACCTTTACAGCTGTTTATGTGTAGCAGTCGGATATGTttttcaatgaagaaaaagtgAAGTTATATTGTGCCATATTTGagctttgttttgttgttggcATGCTTGAAAGTTGAGTTAGGATGTAGAATGTAGATGGATTGAACTCTAGTGTTGTTTTGTGTTATCAAACAAAAAGTAAGCATTTGCTTAATAAAACTGGATTTCTCTTACATATTTTCATGGAGTTTGATGTAAAATCTTTTGTTTATTGGCAGCTGTACAAGGCTGCTCTTGGTAACTGCTTCGAACAAGAAGAATGGGGTCCAATAGAGTTTTTCATTATGGCAAAGCATTTTGAACGCCAGGGAAAATCACCATATGCTTATCATGCTGTGAGTTGAATTTTAACTATCATTCAACAATCAGTTAATTCTTGGTCTTATTGTTTGTTCATCCTAAACTGTTATCCGTACATTTCCAATGAATGGCAAACAGTATAAGCACATGATTGTTTCTCTGTACACTAACTTATTCATCTCAGACCACAAATGAGCTAAGTGCATATGCTGTTTTTATCACCCTAAAGAGTTCTATTTTGCCATTTGGACATAGTTACCTCTCATCAACGTTTGAGTGGGTGAGAAAGAAGTCGTGATAGAATGGGTTTTCTTTCGAGGAGTTTGATTGACAGCACTTGTTTAGGCATAGTATCAGTGTACAAATGATATATAATGTCAGAGCCTACAGAAGGGAGTTCAACTATGTTATACCCTCTGTTCTAAATGGTGAAAGATGGGCTTTTCATCCTGCATTTTAGATTATTTGTGAACCAGCGTCGTTATGCCCCTTCTATACACATACATATTCTTACATTTTGTGATGCATGTTCACACTCATATGCATCTTTATGTGTATTGTAATATGGTGGCACACCTGATAActtatttttggtaaaaattGTATCAGTAAGGCATACAAGGAGCAAATGGGCAAGTTGCTAATTGTGTTCCTTATCTTTGTCTTGCTCCTTCATTTTGCCGCTTAGCCGTTTAACCACACTCCATATGAAGCTAATCGCTCCTACCAATAAatcttatttgattttgttgctACATCTTGTCTACTAAGTGGTGtgagaattttaaaaatcattgttTATCTTCCATCTCATCAACGAAATATTTATGCAAAAGTAAGGACATTGGCATTACTTGTGTAATTAGTTAAAATTCACAAATCATTAATGTCCCCGAGCACGTGTCACGCCCAaccaatgaaaagaaaactCCTCTTTGTACCTGCATTTTGGCAGGTCAGCTCAGGGTATAACTTCCCATTATTATGCAATAAACACTAGGAAATCCTTTCCTTAATTTTATAGGTGGTCAAGGTTAAATTTTCTGCAAAACTTGCCATTGTTTGTAATATCCTTCAAAGTAGATCCTGCATAGCTATCATTGAGCATTAGATAAATACTATTGTTTATTTGCCCTTCTTTTGGAGTTCAgcaacaataattaaatcagtAAGTTTCTAAGAAATCCCATTCAGAAGTCTCCAGTTATCATTCTTGAAACAATCTATCAAACATAattgtgacattttttttttctctttccagCAATATATGGCACATCTCCTATCTTATGGGCAACTTGATGGAAGCGGCTCGTAGATGGAATGATTCAAATCTCAATTTATTCAAGCCCAGAAGAAAAAAACCATCCTTTGGACCGACTTTATTCAGATCATGTTCCTGGCAAATCATGGAGCAGAACAATATAGCAGAGGTAGAAAATTAGCTCTTTTTTGAAACATTCTATCAATAGAACTATTCTTTCTAAAATCAATATTATTCTCCCCAAATATTGTGTATAATAGTCTTTCTGCTTTTATGAAGAGCTATAAAAATTTGTTACCATATATTAATGGCTTCCTGATTCCtttaaaagtgattttttttttttttaaatttacacaTACTTTTGAATCCTATCTTCGTTTCACATTGACATATTTTGAAGCACAAACTTGGTCGGCCgctattttattttcatcattttggcGTCCTTTTCCTAGTCATTATACTAACTATCCCCAATCTCTGTTTcctaagaaaaaaatcatactatACTTAGTTTCCTAACCAAACTAGAAATAAACCATACTATACTTAGAACTCTAATCAAACTAGGTATCCTAAACCTGCCCAAATTCACACTCCAATGAAAATTAAAGATCCATGCACGCCTATAGATgtacacacaaacacacacacacacatatatatatataaacacaaacATTGCTACGTTAATGTTCAGTAGTAAGCAGCAAGCAAGCACCATGTCTTCCAAGCCTCCAACTGAAGTTGAAGATGATCATCTTATTCTCCAGCCTCTAGCCCCAGTTGAACTCAATCAAGATTGTCTTTTGGAGATCCTCTCATGGCTCCCTGCCAAGAGCATATGTAAACTCAGATGTTTGAACAAAAGTACCTCTGACCACTACTTTGATCATCTCCTCCAAAAACTCCAGACACTTCGCGCAAGAACTGATTCCGGGATCTTTGTTCACACTGGTTCGTCCTTCTCTTCCTTTAAAGAGTTCTTTCTCAGCAGCTCTTCCGGTGTCCCTCCCGAGTCCATAGAGTTTATGCTCAAGAAAAGCAGAAAAATTGTTGCATCTTCCAATGGACTTATAGTGTTCCAAACAAATTGTTCCAGTACATCATCTATGGGTGATCTTTGTGTGTTCAATCCCGTGCTGCGGACTCTTGCTCCAATTTCCTCTCCTCCAGACGTCTCATTGGTTGACGAGCCAAGGATCAGTGTAACTTGTACAAGCACCAATGATGGCCTGGAATACAACATCATATTGGTGACGATGAAGCCTGGTGAGCACCCTTATGAATGGAGAACTATCTTGGAATGCCGCTGCTATTCATCCAAAAACATGTCATGGGAGTACCTCAAAGCCATTGATGATTTGGGACGTAGAGGTATCAATTTTGAGAATCCAGTTTTCGTGAGCGGATCCATCTTCTGGGCTTCAGACACCGGGAGTTATATGAGGAACACTGATCCTTACATTCTTGTGTTTGATGTTGAAAAAAGGACGTCGGAGTTTATGTCCTTGCCTGAAGAAGCTCAGAAAATTAGCATTGATAATTATAAGATACAAGTCGCGCCATGGACAGACAAATCTCTGTGCCtgattcaatatataaaatcaagAGCAGTGGTAATATGGGTGATGGAGTCTCCGGTTTCGCGAGGTTCATGGATGAAAGTTCATGAGGTGGACTTGGTGAGTTTAGGGCTGGGTGATGTACATCAAACTCTAGACAGCTTCACAATTATCAACAGTAAGCTACTTGTGTTCACCATTGAAGATTGTTTGTATACCTATAGTTTAAAAGACAAGCAGATGAGCAAACTAGGAGAACATAACCAAGGTTTATACCCCCAGCTTAGGCCCTATGCCAATACTTTCCATCCATGTGGCAAATTTGAAAACAAGTAGTCTCTGAAGAATTTGGTTTGGCTTATATCAGtcataaccaaaaaaaaaaaagtgtgcaTGTGTCAGCATTTGATTTTGCAGAAATCTTGATTATTCATGAGCAATGCAATTAGTtctatttcaaattttcaatgttgtattttctaattaaatgaTTGTCATTTGAGATATTAAGCCATTggttgtattattaaatatttcatagtTCTAGAAATCATTCTTGTGTGTATATAGTTAATTAGTTCTTTAATTTGTGAAGCCAATTTGGTTTGTCAAAAATGAAATAGTTCAGCTCAAATCATTAACCCAAGCCAACTAGAAAAATTCTTTTCCAAAGTTTaactttgatttaaatttttgatatgGATTCCAACCTCACTAATTATTCcttcaaattttaaatgtttaaactttAAGTCGACACTAACCAGATAAATCAGAGAAGCTTTCATCACAAGTtatctatttataaataaaaaaatttaaaaaaaatccaactttaaaaataatttaattataaatattttaaatttaattagagTTTGGagatattaaaaattgaaaagatttttttttatttcaaatatggGTGAAAATTTGCAAGGGCCATTAGTTCTTTCTATAAAAATAGATGCAATATTCTCTAATTGTGaacaaatatgtttaaataaatagCGCTATTCTGTAGCTCGCTCCTTCTCCTTCAAGAAAAAGCATAAAATTCTTTAGCTTAGTCTTGGAAATTgaattcctttttatttttttatttcatagatTAAATGAACATTGCGAGTAAAGTGACAGTGAGTCTGAACATTTAAAttagagtaaataaaaaaatattctttaaagATTAAGGTGAGAGAGGATATATTCTAATTGCCAGTATTAGGAGAATTGtatagttaaataataataagaaattttatttatatctaaaacacaaaaatatttgaattcaattgtatatatatatcaccctaaatctctctctctctctttttttttttcccgagAAGTGATAAGCCCATCAAGGATATACACACACAAGGAATTGATCATGCAGCTCGATCACAATCACTATTACCAACAAAAGTTAAATTTGAGATCTcttacaataattaaatttgagatCTCTAATTTCTCacgttaattttttataataaaactaatGTTATTGGACTATGAGCTCTttgatatgattaattttttttactatattaaaAAGACAGAGGCGTGCACAAGTCTTGACGTAGAGGTGGTGGGGCCTGCGCACATATAAGCACTGGGACCACCCCCATACAACCACTACCAGAAATATACACTCACCCAtaattcgaactctcaccacacTTGTAAAGAGTTTTAATGGGGACCCGATTACCAATAGACTGTTTGGTCGTTGGTAACATTAACATTAATATTGATTACAGTAACTGATAACGATACCAAGACAGAATCTGTGAGACTGATGATACATGCATCAGAAGAACTTCCCTCCATACTTCTTAGCAGCATCTCTGTGATCAATGGCGCTGTTCATATACTCAGTTTTCTTCACATAAAATGTCGGATATGAAGCTGAGTTCCATGGGTTCTGCTGCGCCATAACGGTTGTCGGAGTCCATGCCGATTCCCGAACATAATTCGCTGTTGTTCCTATGTCATTGGTTGCACTTGTGAGAGGTTGATTAGCAGGCAACTTCCAACCAGCTTGACTTGGCCTCTCCCATCCACCTTCAGTGATCAGAGTAGGCCCTGATGGAACTTCCACTAATGGCTCACATCTTCCATACTGGTTATTATGGTCCTTGTGCCTGGCTTTGAGTTTTTGCAGTATGTTTCCGGGGGTGCTCAGCCTTCGGACTTCACTGATGGACTCTTGAACTTTGAATCCTCCATTGTTGTGGCAGGGAGGGCATTCAAGAATTGTAGGCTTGCTAACATGATGAACATGGTGTTCTTCAGTGCTTCCaatttcattgtatccatttcCCCATGATTGGAACTTGAACCTGCTATTTGCCATGAGTTTGGTGGCTTAATTTTGCTTGCTAATCACTTTGAAGATCTGCCTCTTCTTATAGATGATACAGAACAGTGTGTTCGTGGTGCTTCCACCGTTGAAAAGAGAACCGGAACCGAATACTGCACGATGAAAAAGATAATGGAGCATCTCAATTATTTCGGTAAAGGATTGGCTGTATCATTGTAAGAGAATATATACCATAtctcatttccaaaaaaatcaattggatatgaTCCTGAGGTTTTAAAGAATACATAagaattgtgatgatttttgaCACCTGTAGCAAACTACATTTCTGTAATTGAATGTACAATGCTTCCTTTTGAATTGATCTTGTGAAGAAGAGTGTGTTTTGTGTTTTCACTGTGTGGTTTAGAAATCGAATGTCGGGGCTTGTTTCTTGAATCCCCAAGAACCTTCGTACATAATCCTCGGTATGATACTTCTGTAGGGATCctcctctctttttcttcttaaataCGACATTGTCCTCTCAACTTCAGATTTGATCTGCAAATACAATGCATTTGCCTTGTCTCTGTTACTAAGAACATCCTTCATCCCCCGTGTCTCAGTTGGTCGACCGAACAGGTAATAAAATCGGCCAGGTACTTTTGGCAAGAGTCCAGGAATGTATATTTCTTGCTGAGCTAATTCCCCTCCAACATCACTCCTGTAACCAGAAAATTTTGCATTAAACATGGTACTAAGTAAGTGAATTAACTATGTCCCTAACAGGGATAATACCTTAATCTGATAGCATCTTTGTTAAAATCCTCAACCCATTTTTTGGTGAAGGGATTGCTCATCAGATCATCATAGTCAATAAATAACTGCCAACATGATGCCAATAAGTGATCTGTTTAGTTATATTTGACGAAAATAAGcaagaagg contains:
- the LOC120250479 gene encoding uncharacterized protein LOC120250479, which gives rise to MEQNNIAEPLAPVELNQDCLLEILSWLPAKSICKLRCLNKSTSDHYFDHLLQKLQTLRARTDSGIFVHTGSSFSSFKEFFLSSSSGVPPESIEFMLKKSRKIVASSNGLIVFQTNCSSTSSMGDLCVFNPVLRTLAPISSPPDVSLVDEPRISVTCTSTNDGLEYNIILVTMKPGEHPYEWRTILECRCYSSKNMSWEYLKAIDDLGRRGINFENPVFVSGSIFWASDTGSYMRNTDPYILVFDVEKRTSEFMSLPEEAQKISIDNYKIQVAPWTDKSLCLIQYIKSRAVVIWVMESPVSRGSWMKVHEVDLVSLGLGDVHQTLDSFTIINSKLLVFTIEDCLYTYSLKDKQMSKLGEHNQGLYPQLRPYANTFHPCGKFENK
- the LOC120250480 gene encoding uncharacterized protein LOC120250480, with protein sequence MELYEQWKSILKIQKFRRMVSYAGFYCFVTLISYAYTSNTTRAGMSRADQYYAAYPAGIELLTDTAKLYKAALGNCFEQEEWGPIEFFIMAKHFERQGKSPYAYHAQYMAHLLSYGQLDGSGS